A genomic window from Candidatus Dormiibacterota bacterium includes:
- a CDS encoding alpha/beta hydrolase-fold protein, protein MTAQVSMVHDWEHAGAVEHLSRALRSLLRRPRALSGALALASLAVGVLAWAAGGAALQNWAVGLGMDEERGALIAALLITSTAAAVAALASGRSGAPRAGAALAFVAVEIGPFLVRGTRVTTTPGLAAHLTLSGWFVQPLGMLLLAGLAISLGAAGGVLARRDLTVLFRLVRRRNAARAALPVAGVLVYLGAGAGAVALQDGPVSALYGYSQPAVVGQDGASRVTPATPPPLLGPAVPDPTPTPGDSSAGASRRVSSVPALVRRGPARTPAAPAQHRAGVSNIDTLWIGGRQVSVYVPAAYDTSPGRAFPVLYFLHGYPGNAGQWTGSGAQLPGVLDQLIASGEMPPVIAVQPDGNGQALNDAEWGDDARGDHVERWLTSLVLPEVDARYRTLGARYRGVAGLSAGGFGAVNIAIHHPDLFRWAGSYSGYFTARPDIFGGLAAANSPDQTAAKLAADQRMPLFIGVGDTDREYTDANHRFVAQLQGMGWTALRSEVVGGGHGWEAWRAEMVDSLRWLGTLWGVAPGVPPAATPSPSASASPSPAASAPSSPVPAGAP, encoded by the coding sequence GTGACTGCGCAGGTGTCGATGGTCCACGACTGGGAGCATGCGGGCGCCGTGGAACACCTCTCCCGCGCGCTCCGGTCGCTGCTCCGCCGCCCGCGGGCGCTGTCCGGCGCCCTCGCCCTCGCCAGCCTCGCCGTGGGCGTGCTCGCCTGGGCCGCCGGCGGCGCCGCGCTGCAGAACTGGGCGGTGGGCCTGGGCATGGACGAGGAGCGTGGCGCACTCATCGCCGCGCTGCTGATCACCTCCACCGCCGCCGCGGTGGCCGCGCTGGCCTCGGGGCGCAGCGGTGCTCCCCGCGCCGGTGCGGCGCTCGCCTTCGTCGCCGTGGAGATCGGACCCTTCCTGGTCCGGGGCACCCGGGTGACCACCACCCCGGGGCTCGCCGCCCACCTCACCCTGTCCGGCTGGTTCGTGCAGCCGCTCGGCATGCTCCTGCTCGCGGGGCTGGCGATCAGCCTGGGCGCCGCCGGTGGGGTGCTGGCGCGGCGTGACCTCACCGTGCTGTTCCGGCTGGTCCGCCGCCGCAACGCCGCCCGCGCCGCGCTGCCGGTGGCGGGTGTGCTCGTCTACCTGGGCGCCGGTGCGGGCGCGGTGGCCCTCCAGGACGGCCCGGTGAGCGCCCTCTACGGCTACTCGCAGCCCGCGGTGGTCGGGCAGGACGGCGCCTCGCGGGTGACTCCCGCGACGCCGCCGCCGTTGCTCGGCCCCGCCGTCCCCGACCCCACCCCGACCCCGGGCGATTCGTCCGCGGGCGCGTCGCGTCGCGTATCGTCGGTGCCGGCGCTGGTGCGCCGCGGGCCGGCCCGGACGCCGGCGGCGCCAGCCCAGCACCGGGCGGGGGTCAGCAACATCGACACCCTCTGGATCGGCGGACGGCAGGTGAGCGTCTACGTCCCCGCGGCGTACGACACCAGCCCGGGCCGGGCCTTCCCGGTGCTCTACTTCCTCCACGGCTATCCCGGCAACGCCGGCCAGTGGACCGGCTCGGGAGCACAGCTCCCGGGGGTGCTCGACCAGCTGATCGCATCCGGCGAGATGCCGCCGGTGATCGCCGTCCAGCCGGACGGGAACGGCCAGGCCCTCAACGACGCGGAGTGGGGCGACGACGCCCGCGGTGACCACGTCGAGCGCTGGCTGACCTCGCTGGTGCTCCCTGAGGTCGACGCCCGCTACCGCACCCTCGGCGCCCGCTACCGGGGCGTCGCCGGTCTGAGCGCGGGCGGGTTCGGCGCCGTGAACATCGCCATCCACCACCCCGACCTGTTTCGCTGGGCGGGGAGCTACTCCGGGTACTTCACCGCGCGGCCCGACATCTTCGGCGGCCTGGCGGCGGCCAACAGCCCCGACCAGACCGCGGCGAAGCTCGCCGCCGACCAGCGGATGCCGCTCTTCATCGGCGTCGGCGACACCGACCGCGAGTACACCGACGCCAACCACCGGTTCGTCGCCCAGCTCCAGGGGATGGGCTGGACGGCGCTGCGCAGCGAGGTGGTGGGCGGCGGCCACGGCTGGGAGGCGTGGCGCGCCGAGATGGTGGACAGCCTGCGCTGGCTGGGGACGCTCTGGGGTGTCGCCCCCGGCGTCCCCCCCGCGGCGACGCCGAGCCCGTCAGCGAGCGCCTCGCCCTCCCCCGCCGCATCGGCGCCCTCGTCACCGGTGCCGGCGGGCGCTCCGTGA
- a CDS encoding enoyl-CoA hydratase/isomerase family protein, with protein MIRVEHRDGVAVVHLEHGRVNALDVELLHAATTTIRDLSSAAAVVLTGRGEVFSAGVDLRRVLDGGPGYATELIPAISDAALALFDHPRPVVAAINGHAIAGGCVLAVACDLRLMSGGRIGVTELLVGVPFPAAPLEIMRHAAGTAVDEMVLTGRLLEPDAARECGLVHHVVAPGALLDEAVRRAGELARIPAGVYAATKEQLHRPARERIAAGAADDERVGEFWHSPEVLAAMRRFLEKLDRRSA; from the coding sequence ATGATCCGCGTGGAGCACCGCGACGGCGTCGCCGTGGTCCACCTCGAGCACGGCCGCGTGAACGCCCTCGACGTCGAGCTGCTCCACGCCGCCACCACGACCATCCGCGACCTCTCCTCCGCCGCCGCGGTGGTGCTCACCGGGCGGGGCGAGGTCTTCTCCGCGGGAGTCGACCTGCGTCGCGTGCTCGACGGCGGCCCGGGGTACGCGACCGAGCTCATCCCCGCGATCAGCGACGCCGCCCTCGCCCTGTTCGACCATCCCCGCCCGGTGGTGGCGGCGATCAACGGGCACGCCATCGCCGGCGGATGCGTGCTCGCCGTCGCCTGCGACCTCCGGCTGATGTCCGGGGGCAGGATCGGCGTCACCGAGCTGCTCGTCGGGGTGCCCTTCCCCGCCGCGCCGCTCGAGATCATGCGGCACGCCGCGGGCACGGCGGTCGACGAGATGGTGCTGACCGGCCGGCTCCTCGAGCCCGACGCGGCGCGGGAGTGCGGCCTGGTGCACCACGTGGTGGCTCCCGGAGCGCTGCTCGACGAGGCCGTGCGCCGCGCCGGCGAGCTCGCCCGCATCCCCGCCGGGGTGTACGCGGCGACCAAGGAGCAGCTGCACCGGCCGGCCCGCGAGCGCATCGCCGCGGGCGCCGCCGACGACGAGCGGGTGGGGGAGTTCTGGCACTCCCCCGAGGTCCTCGCTGCGATGCGCCGTTTCCTCGAGAAGCTCGACCGCCGCAGCGCCTGA
- a CDS encoding DUF2330 domain-containing protein — protein MTRRLLAGAALAAVLAAVTAVPAAACGGLVAPNGAVRLAQATTFVAWKDGVEHYTTSFAYQGDVPQLGWIVPLPAVPDRVEEAGAWTLQRLEREAHPPPPFRAEAAPVAAQGAPAEVLQKTRIEALDITVLRGSGQAVVRWCTQNAFTLPDETRAHILAYASTSPIFMAARYDVNAARQHGQFQGDGTPVLITMRTPRLWVPLEVLANANDPTVADLFLLTDQRPSSASTQIAPGFTLQLQEQMSPQLQHDLASDRNMGWVPQTGWLSYLALSAPGRSVTYDMTVSPAGAMRLAAMGAGPAAAPPPVVRPQTAAPAPPAPAPPPATVPAPPPAPAAAATVPVLRFTAVTPPTAGGEAGGREVVLVTASLAVAALAAAALVTRRRRAGPG, from the coding sequence ATGACACGCCGACTTCTTGCCGGCGCCGCGCTCGCGGCGGTCCTGGCGGCGGTCACCGCGGTCCCGGCCGCGGCCTGCGGCGGGCTGGTCGCTCCCAACGGGGCGGTGCGCCTCGCCCAGGCCACCACCTTCGTCGCCTGGAAGGACGGCGTCGAGCACTACACCACCAGCTTCGCCTACCAGGGCGACGTCCCCCAGCTGGGCTGGATCGTGCCACTGCCGGCGGTGCCCGACCGGGTCGAGGAGGCGGGGGCGTGGACGCTGCAGCGGCTGGAGCGCGAGGCCCACCCGCCGCCCCCGTTCCGCGCCGAGGCGGCCCCGGTCGCCGCCCAGGGGGCGCCGGCCGAGGTGCTCCAGAAGACCCGCATCGAGGCGCTCGACATCACCGTGCTGCGGGGCAGCGGCCAGGCGGTGGTGCGGTGGTGCACCCAGAACGCCTTCACCCTCCCCGACGAGACCCGCGCCCACATCCTCGCGTACGCGAGCACCAGCCCGATCTTCATGGCGGCGAGGTACGACGTCAACGCAGCCCGGCAGCACGGCCAGTTCCAGGGCGACGGCACCCCGGTGCTGATCACCATGCGCACCCCGCGCCTCTGGGTGCCGCTCGAGGTGCTCGCCAACGCGAACGACCCCACCGTCGCCGACCTGTTCCTGCTCACCGACCAGCGGCCCAGCTCGGCCTCGACCCAGATCGCGCCCGGGTTCACCCTGCAGCTGCAGGAGCAGATGAGCCCCCAGCTGCAGCACGACCTCGCCTCCGACCGCAACATGGGCTGGGTGCCGCAGACCGGCTGGCTCAGCTACCTCGCGCTCTCCGCCCCCGGTCGCAGCGTCACCTACGACATGACCGTCAGCCCCGCGGGAGCGATGCGGCTGGCGGCGATGGGGGCGGGGCCGGCCGCGGCGCCCCCCCCGGTGGTGCGTCCGCAGACCGCGGCGCCGGCGCCGCCGGCGCCCGCGCCTCCACCCGCGACCGTCCCGGCGCCGCCGCCGGCGCCCGCGGCCGCGGCGACGGTCCCGGTGCTCCGGTTCACGGCGGTCACGCCGCCCACCGCCGGCGGCGAGGCCGGCGGGCGGGAGGTGGTCCTCGTCACCGCGTCGCTGGCCGTCGCGGCCCTCGCCGCCGCCGCCCTGGTGACCCGGCGCCGGAGGGCCGGGCCCGGCTGA
- a CDS encoding SDR family oxidoreductase has protein sequence MTDVPTVLITGASSGIGAACARRLDAAGWRVFAGVRRQADAGDLVAGCSSRLTPLLLDVTDADSIRAAAATVSAAVGAAGLHGLVNNAGVSGGDPVEFADLDAVRAMLEVNLVGPMAVTQALLPRVRNAQGRIVCIGSIGGRYAVPFLSTYSASKAGLAAFCDSLRVEVAPWGIRVVLIEPGAVATTIWSKGRATLDRRRSTLPAAATALYGGAVDAMRRVTERVERSAMPPDRVARVVERALAVQHPRTRYLVGADAHVQATLRRLPAPVRDAVLTRVLGLPRTPAGGERLTGA, from the coding sequence ATGACCGACGTTCCCACCGTCCTCATCACCGGCGCCTCCTCCGGGATCGGCGCCGCCTGCGCCCGCCGTCTCGACGCCGCCGGGTGGCGGGTGTTCGCCGGGGTGCGGCGCCAGGCCGACGCCGGCGACCTGGTCGCGGGCTGCTCGTCCCGGCTGACCCCGCTGCTGCTCGACGTGACCGACGCCGACTCGATCCGGGCGGCGGCGGCGACCGTCTCCGCCGCGGTCGGCGCCGCCGGGCTGCACGGCCTGGTCAACAACGCCGGGGTGAGCGGCGGCGACCCGGTCGAGTTCGCCGACCTCGACGCGGTGCGCGCGATGCTCGAGGTCAACCTGGTCGGCCCGATGGCGGTGACCCAGGCCCTGCTCCCGCGGGTGCGCAACGCCCAGGGCCGGATCGTCTGCATCGGCTCGATCGGCGGCCGCTATGCGGTGCCCTTCCTCTCCACCTACTCGGCGTCGAAGGCGGGGCTGGCGGCGTTCTGCGACAGCCTCCGCGTCGAGGTCGCCCCCTGGGGGATCAGGGTGGTGCTGATCGAGCCGGGCGCGGTCGCCACCACGATCTGGAGCAAGGGCAGGGCCACCCTGGACCGGCGCCGGTCCACCCTCCCGGCGGCGGCGACGGCGCTGTACGGCGGCGCCGTGGACGCGATGCGCCGGGTCACCGAGCGGGTGGAGCGCTCGGCGATGCCGCCGGACCGGGTGGCCCGGGTGGTCGAGCGGGCGCTGGCCGTCCAGCACCCCCGCACCCGGTACCTGGTCGGCGCCGACGCCCACGTGCAGGCCACGCTCCGCCGTCTGCCCGCGCCGGTCCGCGACGCGGTGCTGACCCGGGTGCTGGGGCTGCCTCGCACCCCCGCCGGCGGCGAACGGCTCACCGGCGCGTAA
- a CDS encoding OsmC family protein → MNREQLQAVQAPIKARLRDTPGAGLVTLRAEGDLDPEEIACSVATGRALVEAGLHPATGGDGLQACSGDMLLQALVACAGVTLRSVATTMELRVTGTVRAEGDLDFRGTLGIDRQAPVGFSAVRLLFDLDTDASPEQVATLLRLTERYCVVYQTIAGGVRVSAGLAGGPPPGESG, encoded by the coding sequence ATGAACAGGGAGCAGCTGCAGGCCGTGCAGGCGCCGATCAAGGCGCGCCTGCGTGACACGCCCGGCGCGGGCCTGGTCACCCTCCGCGCCGAGGGCGACCTCGACCCCGAGGAGATCGCCTGCTCGGTGGCCACCGGCAGGGCGCTGGTCGAGGCGGGGCTGCATCCCGCCACCGGCGGCGACGGGCTGCAGGCCTGCTCCGGTGACATGCTGCTCCAGGCGCTGGTGGCCTGCGCCGGGGTCACCCTCCGGTCGGTGGCCACCACCATGGAGCTGCGGGTGACCGGGACGGTCCGTGCCGAGGGCGACCTCGACTTCCGGGGGACGCTCGGCATCGACAGGCAGGCCCCGGTCGGGTTCAGCGCGGTGCGGCTGCTCTTCGACCTCGACACCGACGCCTCGCCGGAGCAGGTGGCGACGCTGCTGCGCCTCACCGAGCGCTACTGCGTCGTCTACCAGACGATCGCCGGCGGGGTGCGGGTCAGCGCGGGCCTCGCCGGCGGCCCGCCGCCGGGAGAGAGCGGATGA
- a CDS encoding DUF2156 domain-containing protein produces the protein MAAEGGLRLLAARHAPPPISVRLLAAAALLLAWSSLVLAHPASSWLVGESQLEPEAVIPISLGVLGLAVGIGLGRPDTWWLGAGVLTGSLTALVVNPVHPWYAVGASAVAVTVLVLFAPSIRRPCAAVTAGRGLVLAGAAAQLALAVLGARTQAGPVPLPFLVGGVAVAGAIRHRPRRPRLRTPARGAVEDAQHAHGRSHISAFAAGPDKQVVELDSGALVGFRVAARVAVTAGDPLAEPAGQALAVSEFLALCERQGWDPCFYQSSPALRATYRAAGLRLVKFGEEAIVDLDGFTLACPERANLRREVGRARRAGLSAAVLPWATAKPLLQRELDEVSRSWLERHGQRELGFSLGRLDDTVDARAWLTVVRDPRGCIQAFSSWLPLGADGIALDLVRRSPQAPPGAMDLCLAETLEEARRRGVRTASLGSVPMRDAAGTAPDGVVAHRVRAGLYRHGAGGYRYDSLARFKSKFAPTWVDRDVAFPGSLAAPRVLAALAAVHWQGRE, from the coding sequence ATGGCCGCTGAGGGCGGGCTGCGCCTGCTCGCGGCGCGTCACGCCCCGCCGCCGATCAGCGTCCGGCTGCTCGCCGCGGCGGCACTGCTGCTGGCCTGGTCGAGCCTGGTCCTGGCCCATCCCGCGTCCTCCTGGCTGGTCGGCGAGTCGCAGCTCGAGCCCGAGGCGGTGATCCCCATCTCGCTGGGCGTGCTCGGCCTCGCCGTCGGCATCGGCCTGGGCCGTCCCGACACCTGGTGGCTCGGCGCCGGCGTGCTCACCGGCTCGCTCACCGCCCTGGTCGTGAACCCGGTGCACCCCTGGTACGCGGTCGGCGCCAGCGCGGTGGCGGTGACCGTGCTGGTGCTCTTCGCACCGTCGATCCGGCGCCCCTGCGCGGCGGTGACCGCGGGCCGGGGACTGGTGCTCGCCGGCGCCGCCGCCCAGCTCGCCCTCGCCGTGCTCGGTGCCCGCACCCAGGCGGGACCGGTGCCGCTGCCGTTCCTGGTCGGCGGCGTCGCGGTGGCCGGGGCGATCCGCCACCGCCCCCGGCGCCCGCGCCTGCGCACCCCGGCGCGCGGTGCCGTCGAGGACGCCCAGCACGCCCACGGCCGCAGCCACATCTCCGCGTTCGCCGCCGGTCCCGACAAGCAGGTGGTCGAGCTCGACTCCGGTGCGCTGGTGGGGTTCCGGGTCGCCGCCCGGGTGGCGGTGACCGCGGGCGATCCGCTGGCCGAGCCCGCCGGGCAGGCGCTCGCCGTCTCCGAGTTCCTCGCCCTGTGCGAGCGGCAGGGATGGGATCCCTGTTTCTACCAGTCGTCACCGGCGCTGCGTGCCACCTACCGCGCCGCCGGGCTGCGGCTGGTCAAGTTCGGCGAGGAGGCGATCGTCGACCTCGACGGCTTCACCCTCGCGTGCCCGGAGCGGGCGAACCTGCGCCGCGAGGTCGGCCGCGCCCGCCGCGCCGGGCTGTCCGCGGCGGTGCTCCCCTGGGCGACCGCGAAGCCGCTGCTGCAGCGCGAGCTCGACGAGGTCTCCCGCTCCTGGCTGGAGCGGCACGGCCAGCGCGAGCTGGGGTTCTCGCTCGGCCGCCTCGACGACACCGTCGACGCCCGCGCCTGGCTCACGGTGGTCCGCGACCCCCGGGGCTGCATCCAGGCCTTCAGCTCCTGGCTCCCCCTCGGCGCCGACGGCATCGCCCTCGACCTGGTCCGTCGCAGCCCCCAGGCGCCCCCCGGGGCCATGGACCTGTGTCTTGCCGAGACCCTCGAGGAGGCGCGACGCCGGGGCGTGCGCACCGCCTCGCTCGGCTCGGTGCCGATGCGCGACGCCGCCGGCACCGCGCCCGACGGCGTGGTCGCGCACCGCGTCCGCGCCGGCCTCTACCGGCACGGCGCCGGCGGCTATCGCTACGACTCGCTGGCGCGCTTCAAGAGCAAGTTCGCGCCCACCTGGGTCGATCGCGACGTCGCCTTTCCCGGCAGCCTGGCGGCGCCGCGGGTGCTCGCCGCCCTCGCCGCGGTGCACTGGCAGGGCCGCGAATAG
- a CDS encoding GGDEF domain-containing protein has protein sequence MGERVERPGRGVVAGWLGLPEAALADVSEEVVEAMLARMAAQPPPASVLRDELLELMRGAADRLRHEAETDALTGLPNRRAFERELRGALGRRGADRALALLVIDLDGFKAVNDRHGHVAGDAVLCEVSARLRSALRSGDLVARWGGDEFVVLCHGVRDGAAAEIACKLRRVLQVPVQVGSVEVTVGASLGWAVAEPGQAPGELIAAADAAMYRAKAQELE, from the coding sequence GTGGGCGAGCGCGTGGAGCGGCCCGGCCGGGGTGTGGTCGCGGGCTGGCTGGGCCTGCCCGAGGCGGCCCTGGCGGATGTTTCCGAGGAGGTCGTCGAGGCCATGCTTGCCCGCATGGCCGCACAGCCGCCGCCTGCGAGCGTCCTCCGCGACGAGCTCCTGGAGCTGATGCGGGGCGCGGCCGACCGTCTCCGCCACGAGGCCGAGACCGACGCGCTCACCGGCCTGCCCAACCGGCGCGCCTTCGAGAGGGAGCTGCGCGGCGCCCTCGGCCGGCGGGGCGCCGACCGCGCCCTCGCCCTGCTCGTCATCGACCTCGACGGCTTCAAGGCGGTCAACGACCGGCACGGGCACGTCGCCGGCGACGCGGTGCTGTGCGAGGTCTCGGCGCGGCTGCGCTCCGCGCTGAGGAGCGGCGACCTGGTCGCCCGCTGGGGCGGGGACGAGTTCGTCGTCCTCTGCCACGGGGTGCGCGACGGCGCCGCGGCGGAGATCGCCTGCAAGCTGCGGCGGGTCCTCCAGGTCCCGGTCCAGGTGGGCTCCGTGGAGGTGACCGTGGGCGCCAGCCTCGGCTGGGCGGTGGCCGAGCCCGGGCAGGCGCCCGGCGAGCTCATCGCCGCCGCCGACGCGGCCATGTACCGGGCCAAGGCGCAGGAGCTGGAATGA
- a CDS encoding plastocyanin/azurin family copper-binding protein — MRIPRPGTPDRAGRTLGGLRGAAFGALLLLLTGCSSSPDEISADTIPPAPAVTPDACSLVPVDAVAAALALPSGAEVPAASPGAPTPAPTGTPDPAPPGHYLVTSVGSHPAVGQCTYQSGRGPTLVVSVYPKATLTSLADVTAGLQPLGPAYVSSSGTAGLIAVQDGPVVVGIGLNVGGLSGDALARRLATVASRVTGQPLPLPSLSAAAGASSSNAVPTPPPAAGQQVTGQTAAQTVQETAGLKFDPATITVSSGGVVQWTNAGTAPHNVTFDADPELTSGTMAAGDRYQIKFTRAGQYQYHCTFHPGMDGSITVS; from the coding sequence ATGCGCATACCGAGACCAGGGACCCCCGATCGCGCCGGCCGGACCCTCGGCGGGCTGCGTGGCGCCGCGTTCGGTGCCCTGCTCCTGCTCCTCACCGGCTGCTCCTCGTCGCCCGACGAGATCAGTGCAGACACCATCCCGCCGGCCCCGGCGGTGACCCCCGACGCCTGCAGCCTGGTGCCGGTCGACGCGGTGGCGGCGGCGCTCGCCCTGCCCTCGGGCGCCGAGGTGCCGGCGGCATCGCCGGGCGCACCGACCCCGGCGCCGACCGGCACCCCCGACCCGGCGCCCCCTGGTCACTACCTGGTGACCTCGGTGGGCTCGCACCCGGCGGTGGGACAGTGCACCTACCAGTCGGGGCGCGGGCCCACGCTGGTGGTGAGCGTCTACCCCAAGGCGACCCTCACCTCGCTGGCCGACGTCACCGCCGGGCTGCAGCCGCTCGGGCCGGCGTACGTCAGCAGCAGCGGCACCGCCGGCCTGATCGCGGTCCAGGACGGGCCCGTGGTGGTCGGCATCGGCCTCAACGTGGGCGGGCTCAGCGGCGACGCCCTCGCCCGCCGGCTGGCCACGGTCGCGAGCAGGGTGACCGGGCAGCCGCTGCCGCTTCCCTCGCTCTCCGCGGCGGCGGGCGCCTCCTCCTCGAACGCGGTGCCGACCCCGCCGCCGGCCGCAGGCCAGCAGGTGACCGGCCAGACCGCGGCCCAGACCGTGCAGGAGACCGCCGGCCTCAAGTTCGACCCGGCGACGATCACCGTCAGCAGCGGCGGCGTGGTGCAGTGGACCAACGCCGGAACGGCGCCCCACAACGTCACCTTCGACGCCGACCCCGAGCTGACCTCGGGCACGATGGCGGCCGGAGACAGGTACCAGATCAAGTTCACCCGGGCCGGGCAGTACCAGTACCACTGCACCTTCCACCCGGGGATGGACGGGTCGATCACCGTCTCCTGA
- a CDS encoding S53 family peptidase, with translation MRPGACAVGGVGLLAVASAMCAGGARLPVPVPAVAGQVLPATLAAPPDTAQCRTLLRVACYQPAQMRRAYHLDPLLERGLDGHGRTIAIVDAFGAPDLAGDLHRFDAAFGLPDPELSVIHPAGAPPAFDPHRAEMILWALETTLDVEWAHAMAPGARILVVATPTAETEGLSGFPDIIRAEQYVVDHHLADVISQSFGSAEQTFPSAQALTALRSAYIAAAGHDVTVLAATGDTGSTLKLLSSACCFPTPVVAWPASDPLVTAVGGTRLQLDATGRRIAPDTVWNDGAGGAGGGGLSAIFDRPEYQDRVRAVVGDRRGIPDVSLTAALSGAADLYLTLPSASGPVGGWSLAGGTSLATPMFAGIVAIADQAAGHRLGALNDRLYRLAPHDDGGIVDVAGGTNAVSLCLSGCAGPTPVLLPIPGYTATRGYDLASGLGTVDAETLVDALRHRDG, from the coding sequence GTGAGACCAGGTGCGTGCGCCGTCGGGGGGGTGGGGCTCCTCGCGGTGGCGTCGGCGATGTGTGCCGGCGGCGCGCGGCTTCCGGTCCCGGTCCCGGCGGTCGCCGGGCAGGTGCTGCCCGCCACGCTGGCGGCGCCGCCGGACACCGCGCAGTGCCGCACGCTGCTGAGGGTCGCCTGCTACCAGCCCGCCCAGATGCGGCGCGCATATCACCTCGACCCGCTGCTCGAGCGCGGGCTCGACGGACACGGCCGCACCATCGCCATCGTCGACGCCTTCGGAGCGCCGGACCTGGCCGGCGACCTCCACCGCTTCGACGCCGCCTTCGGCCTGCCCGACCCCGAGCTCAGCGTCATCCACCCGGCGGGCGCGCCGCCCGCCTTCGATCCGCACCGGGCCGAGATGATCCTCTGGGCGCTGGAGACCACCCTCGACGTGGAGTGGGCCCACGCGATGGCGCCGGGGGCGCGCATCCTCGTGGTGGCGACGCCGACCGCGGAGACCGAGGGGCTCTCCGGCTTCCCCGACATCATCCGCGCCGAGCAGTACGTGGTCGATCACCACCTCGCCGACGTCATCTCGCAGAGCTTCGGCTCGGCGGAGCAGACCTTCCCCTCGGCGCAGGCGCTGACCGCGCTGCGCTCCGCGTACATCGCCGCCGCCGGCCACGATGTCACCGTGCTCGCCGCCACCGGCGACACCGGCTCGACGCTGAAGCTGCTGAGCTCGGCGTGCTGCTTCCCCACCCCGGTGGTGGCCTGGCCCGCCTCCGACCCGCTGGTCACCGCGGTGGGCGGCACCCGCCTCCAGCTCGACGCCACCGGCAGGCGGATCGCCCCGGACACGGTCTGGAACGATGGCGCGGGCGGCGCCGGCGGCGGAGGGCTGTCGGCGATCTTCGACCGTCCCGAGTACCAGGACCGGGTCCGCGCCGTGGTCGGGGACCGGCGCGGGATCCCGGACGTCAGCCTCACCGCCGCGCTGAGCGGCGCCGCCGACCTCTACCTCACCCTGCCCTCGGCGAGCGGACCGGTGGGCGGGTGGAGCCTGGCCGGGGGCACCAGCCTGGCGACGCCGATGTTCGCGGGCATCGTCGCCATCGCCGACCAGGCGGCGGGGCACCGGCTCGGTGCGCTCAACGACCGGCTCTACCGGCTCGCGCCCCACGACGACGGCGGCATCGTCGACGTCGCCGGCGGCACCAACGCGGTCAGCCTCTGCCTGAGCGGGTGCGCCGGGCCCACGCCGGTGCTCCTGCCCATCCCCGGCTACACCGCGACCCGGGGGTACGATCTCGCGAGCGGCCTCGGCACCGTCGACGCCGAGACCCTGGTCGACGCCCTCCGCCACCGGGACGGATAG
- a CDS encoding DUF2877 domain-containing protein, with protein MIVEASTAIAAVLAAPARPATVLGASATAAYLAVAGVDVIAVVGAGSVRLPLALAVAGEVPAVGPPGTVRVGDGEVDLGGPRLRPSRWFDPRPRLAGPVVPGRLAAAAALLATLPSGATGLEAVPAAAVAAGLAGGDAGPALGLLGRGPGLTPAGDDVIAGALAALALLGAPDPGAVGAVLEAAAGATTLLSAALLRCAARGQVPPQAAGLLRALCGGGALGAALEALLAVGGTSGAALAQGICAGARVAAAITRG; from the coding sequence GTGATCGTGGAGGCGAGCACGGCGATCGCCGCGGTGCTCGCCGCGCCGGCACGGCCCGCGACCGTGCTCGGAGCCTCCGCGACCGCCGCCTACCTCGCCGTCGCCGGCGTCGACGTGATCGCCGTGGTCGGAGCCGGGTCGGTGCGCCTGCCCCTCGCCCTCGCCGTCGCCGGGGAGGTGCCCGCGGTCGGCCCACCGGGGACGGTGCGGGTGGGTGATGGCGAGGTCGACCTCGGCGGTCCGCGGCTACGACCGTCGCGGTGGTTCGACCCCCGGCCCCGGCTCGCCGGGCCGGTGGTGCCCGGGCGGCTGGCCGCCGCCGCGGCGCTGCTCGCCACCCTCCCCAGCGGGGCCACGGGCCTCGAGGCGGTCCCCGCCGCCGCGGTCGCCGCCGGCCTCGCCGGCGGGGACGCTGGCCCCGCGCTCGGCCTGCTCGGACGGGGCCCGGGGCTCACCCCCGCCGGCGACGACGTCATCGCCGGTGCCCTCGCCGCCCTCGCGCTCCTCGGCGCCCCGGACCCGGGGGCGGTGGGCGCGGTGCTCGAGGCCGCGGCGGGGGCGACCACCCTGCTCTCGGCCGCGCTGCTGCGCTGCGCGGCGCGTGGCCAGGTGCCGCCTCAGGCGGCGGGGCTGCTCCGTGCCCTCTGCGGCGGCGGCGCGTTGGGGGCCGCGCTCGAGGCGCTGCTCGCCGTCGGCGGCACCTCCGGGGCGGCGCTCGCCCAGGGGATCTGCGCCGGGGCGAGGGTGGCGGCGGCGATCACCCGGGGATGA